The following proteins are encoded in a genomic region of Gossypium hirsutum isolate 1008001.06 chromosome D05, Gossypium_hirsutum_v2.1, whole genome shotgun sequence:
- the LOC107905858 gene encoding protein MEI2-like 5 isoform X1, translating into MKPSDDHSASDHTKIPVANESKTVGSAWGIFSGSDIHHAPSDATLFSSSLPVFPHEKLNLNDTDQSYQSLDVITSDLNNLHQDAEGNAPLGDIKANALGNLLPDDENELLAGIMDDFDLSGLPSSVEDLEECDLFGSGGGMELEVDPQESLTIGMAKVSLADAVVGNSVPHYSLPNGVGTIAGEHPYGEHPSRTLFVRNINSNVEDSELRALFEQYGDIRTLYTACKHRGFVMISYYDIRAARTAMRALQNKPLRRRKLDIHFSIPKDNPSEKDINQGTLVVFNLDPSVSNEDLLQIFGVYGEVKEIRETPHKRHHKFIEFYDVRAAEQALKSLNRSDIAGKRIKLEPSRPGGARRSLMLQLSQELEQEESRGFRHQVDSPMANSPPGSWAQFNSPMEHSPMHSLSKSPVFRTMSPAPSNHLPGLASILLPQGSNSIKVAPIGRDLGRGGHVDYSFNSTNSTHETGFQLSHSLPEPKLSQYNGTIITFGPSNGSNMETLSGSQFLWGNSNSYTDQTNPSVWPKSSMGHPFSSNGKGHGFPYSGQQVSFSGQQVSFSGSSPHYGHHHIGSAPSGVPLGRHFGFFPKSSDTSLTNPAAFGGLGVGQNNGGFMVNRGSRAATSSGISIPWNVSENSSSMRMMSSPRLSPVFLGKGPFQGLHNSMEGLAENGRSRQVENNNQLDNKKKFQLDLDKIVSGEDIRTTLMIKNIPNKYTSKMLLAAIDENHQGTYDFLYLPIDFKNKCNVGYAFINMLSPSHIIPFYEAFNGKKWEKFNSEKVASLAYARIQGKVALVAHFQNSSLMNEDKRCRPILFHSEGPDNGDQGITEHLHSRLNIIRQPNGLNSGNSSGGAKDKDADVEPETF; encoded by the exons ATGAAGCCGTCTGACGACCATTCAGCTTCAG ATCATACTAAGATTCCAGTGGCAAATGAATCTAAGACAGTGGGAAGTGCATGGGGAATTTTTTCTGGTTCTGACATCCACCATGCCCCAAGTGATGCTACCCTTTTCTCTAGTTCATTGCCTGTTTTTCCACATGAGAAGT TGAACTTAAATGATACCGATCAGAGTTACCAATCTCTTGATGTTATCACATCTGATCTAAATAATCTCCATCAAGATGCGGAGGGCAATGCACCTCTGGGAGACATCAAAGCTAATGCACTTGGAAACTTGCTTCCTGATGATGAGAATGAACTTTTAGCAGGCATAATGGATGACTTTGACTTAAGTGGTTTGCCTAGTTCAGTTGAAGATTTGGAGGAGTGTGATCTTTTTGGTAGCGGAGGAGgcatggaactggaagttgatcCACAAGAGAGTCTGACCATTGGCATGGCAAAAGTGAGTCTTGCTGATGCTGTTGTTGGAAATAGTGTACCCCATTATAGTCTTCCAAATGGTGTTGGAACCATTGCTGGGGAACATCCATATGGGGAACATCCTTCAAGGACATTATTTGTTCGGAACATAAATAGTAATGTCGAGGATTCAGAACTACGAGCTCTTTTTGAG CAATATGGTGATATTAGAACTCTGTACACTGCATGTAAACACCGAGGCTTTGTGATGATATCCTATTATGACATTCGTGCTGCTCGAACAGCTATGCGTGCATTACAGAACAAGCCATTAAGACGGAGAAAACTTGACATTCACTTTTCAATTCCTAAG GATAATCCATCAGAGAAGGATATTAATCAAGGAACTTTGGTAGTTTTTAATTTGGACCCATCAGTTTCAAATGAAGATCTTCTTCAAATATTTGGGGTTTATGGCGAGGTTAAAGAG ATAAGGGAAACGCCACACAAAAGACACCATAAGTTcattgagttttatgatgttagaGCTGCAGAACAAGCTCTTAAGTCACTTAATAGAAGTGACATAGCTGGTAAACGAATTAAGCTTGAACCTAGTCGCCCTGGAGGAGCTCGTCGCAG CTTGATGCTGCAACTAAGTCAAGAGCTTGAACAAGAAGAGTCTCGGGGTTTTAGACATCAAGTTGATTCCCCAATGGCTAATTCTCCTCCAG GTAGCTGGGCACAGTTTAACAGTCCTATGGAACATAGCCCTATGCATTCTCTTAGTAAGTCCCCTGTTTTCAGGACCATGAGCCCGGCACCCAGTAACCATTTACCTGGTCTGGCTTCTATTCTGCTCCCTCAAGGGTCAAATTCCATAAAAGTTGCACCTATTGGCAGGGACCTAGGGAGGGGTGGTCATGTAGATTATTCATTTAACAGTACAAATTCAACCCATGAAACTGGATTCCAACTTTCCCATTCATTGCCAGAGCCAAAGTTGAGCCAATATAATGGAACAATAATTACTTTTGGTCCTTCAAATGGTTCCAATATGGAAACATTATCTGGGTCACAGTTCCTTTGGGGAAATTCAAATTCATATACAGATCAAACCAACCCATCAGTCTGGCCAAAGTCATCTATGGGACATCCGTTTTCATCCAATGGAAAGGGACATGGCTTTCCATACTCAGGTCAGCAAGTGTCTTTCTCAGGTCAGCAAGTGTCTTTCTCAGGCTCATCCCCCCACTATGGTCATCATCACATTGGGTCTGCTCCATCTGGTGTTCCTCTTGGAAGACACTTTGGTTTCTTCCCCAAATCATCAGATACTTCACTCACGAACCCTGCTGCCTTTGGAGGCCTAGGTGTAGGCCAGAATAATGGAGGTTTTATGGTTAATCGGGGTTCCCGTGCTGCTACTAGTTCAGGTATTAGCATTCCATGGAATGTGTCTGAGAATAGTTCAAGTATGAGAATGATGTCTTCACCTAGGTTAAGTCCTGTATTTTTGGGCAAGGGCCCATTCCAAGGACTACATAATAGTATGGAGGGGTTGGCTGAGAATGGACGGAGCAGACAAGTTGAAAATAATAACCAGCTTGATAACAAAAAGAAGTTTCAGCTGGACTTGGACAAAATTGTTAGTGGCGAAGATATTCGGACAACCCTAATGATAAAAAACATTCCAAATAA ATATACCTCAAAGATGTTGCTGGCAGCCATTGATGAAAATCACCAAGGAACTTATGATTTTCTCTATTTGCCCATTGATTTTAAG AATAAGTGCAATGTGGGCTATGCCTTCATCAATATGCTCTCTCCTTCACACATTATTCCATTTTATGAG GCATTTAATGGAAAGAAATGGGAGAAGTTTAATAGTGAGAAAGTTGCTTCTTTGGCATATGCTCGAATCCAGGGAAAGGTGGCTCTTGTTGCCCATTTCCAGAATTCAAGCTTGATGAATGAAGATAAACGCTGTCGCCCAATTCTCTTTCACTCAGAAGGCCCAGATAATGGTGATCAG GGCATCACAGAGCATTTGCACTCCAGATTGAATATTATCCGACAGCCAAATGGGTTGAATTCGGGTAATTCTTCAGGTGGCGCTAAAGACAAAGATGCTGATGT
- the LOC107905858 gene encoding protein MEI2-like 5 isoform X2 produces the protein MKPSDDHSASDHTKIPVANESKTVGSAWGIFSGSDIHHAPSDATLFSSSLPVFPHEKLNLNDTDQSYQSLDVITSDLNNLHQDAEGNAPLGDIKANALGNLLPDDENELLAGIMDDFDLSGLPSSVEDLEECDLFGSGGGMELEVDPQESLTIGMAKVSLADAVVGNSVPHYSLPNGVGTIAGEHPYGEHPSRTLFVRNINSNVEDSELRALFEQYGDIRTLYTACKHRGFVMISYYDIRAARTAMRALQNKPLRRRKLDIHFSIPKDNPSEKDINQGTLVVFNLDPSVSNEDLLQIFGVYGEVKEIRETPHKRHHKFIEFYDVRAAEQALKSLNRSDIAGKRIKLEPSRPGGARRSLMLQLSQELEQEESRGFRHQVDSPMANSPPGSWAQFNSPMEHSPMHSLSKSPVFRTMSPAPSNHLPGLASILLPQGSNSIKVAPIGRDLGRGGHVDYSFNSTNSTHETGFQLSHSLPEPKLSQYNGTIITFGPSNGSNMETLSGSQFLWGNSNSYTDQTNPSVWPKSSMGHPFSSNGKGHGFPYSGQQVSFSGQQVSFSGSSPHYGHHHIGSAPSGVPLGRHFGFFPKSSDTSLTNPAAFGGLGVGQNNGGFMVNRGSRAATSSGISIPWNVSENSSSMRMMSSPRLSPVFLGKGPFQGLHNSMEGLAENGRSRQVENNNQLDNKKKFQLDLDKIVSGEDIRTTLMIKNIPNKYTSKMLLAAIDENHQGTYDFLYLPIDFKNKCNVGYAFINMLSPSHIIPFYEAFNGKKWEKFNSEKVASLAYARIQGKVALVAHFQNSSLMNEDKRCRPILFHSEGPDNGDQSICTPD, from the exons ATGAAGCCGTCTGACGACCATTCAGCTTCAG ATCATACTAAGATTCCAGTGGCAAATGAATCTAAGACAGTGGGAAGTGCATGGGGAATTTTTTCTGGTTCTGACATCCACCATGCCCCAAGTGATGCTACCCTTTTCTCTAGTTCATTGCCTGTTTTTCCACATGAGAAGT TGAACTTAAATGATACCGATCAGAGTTACCAATCTCTTGATGTTATCACATCTGATCTAAATAATCTCCATCAAGATGCGGAGGGCAATGCACCTCTGGGAGACATCAAAGCTAATGCACTTGGAAACTTGCTTCCTGATGATGAGAATGAACTTTTAGCAGGCATAATGGATGACTTTGACTTAAGTGGTTTGCCTAGTTCAGTTGAAGATTTGGAGGAGTGTGATCTTTTTGGTAGCGGAGGAGgcatggaactggaagttgatcCACAAGAGAGTCTGACCATTGGCATGGCAAAAGTGAGTCTTGCTGATGCTGTTGTTGGAAATAGTGTACCCCATTATAGTCTTCCAAATGGTGTTGGAACCATTGCTGGGGAACATCCATATGGGGAACATCCTTCAAGGACATTATTTGTTCGGAACATAAATAGTAATGTCGAGGATTCAGAACTACGAGCTCTTTTTGAG CAATATGGTGATATTAGAACTCTGTACACTGCATGTAAACACCGAGGCTTTGTGATGATATCCTATTATGACATTCGTGCTGCTCGAACAGCTATGCGTGCATTACAGAACAAGCCATTAAGACGGAGAAAACTTGACATTCACTTTTCAATTCCTAAG GATAATCCATCAGAGAAGGATATTAATCAAGGAACTTTGGTAGTTTTTAATTTGGACCCATCAGTTTCAAATGAAGATCTTCTTCAAATATTTGGGGTTTATGGCGAGGTTAAAGAG ATAAGGGAAACGCCACACAAAAGACACCATAAGTTcattgagttttatgatgttagaGCTGCAGAACAAGCTCTTAAGTCACTTAATAGAAGTGACATAGCTGGTAAACGAATTAAGCTTGAACCTAGTCGCCCTGGAGGAGCTCGTCGCAG CTTGATGCTGCAACTAAGTCAAGAGCTTGAACAAGAAGAGTCTCGGGGTTTTAGACATCAAGTTGATTCCCCAATGGCTAATTCTCCTCCAG GTAGCTGGGCACAGTTTAACAGTCCTATGGAACATAGCCCTATGCATTCTCTTAGTAAGTCCCCTGTTTTCAGGACCATGAGCCCGGCACCCAGTAACCATTTACCTGGTCTGGCTTCTATTCTGCTCCCTCAAGGGTCAAATTCCATAAAAGTTGCACCTATTGGCAGGGACCTAGGGAGGGGTGGTCATGTAGATTATTCATTTAACAGTACAAATTCAACCCATGAAACTGGATTCCAACTTTCCCATTCATTGCCAGAGCCAAAGTTGAGCCAATATAATGGAACAATAATTACTTTTGGTCCTTCAAATGGTTCCAATATGGAAACATTATCTGGGTCACAGTTCCTTTGGGGAAATTCAAATTCATATACAGATCAAACCAACCCATCAGTCTGGCCAAAGTCATCTATGGGACATCCGTTTTCATCCAATGGAAAGGGACATGGCTTTCCATACTCAGGTCAGCAAGTGTCTTTCTCAGGTCAGCAAGTGTCTTTCTCAGGCTCATCCCCCCACTATGGTCATCATCACATTGGGTCTGCTCCATCTGGTGTTCCTCTTGGAAGACACTTTGGTTTCTTCCCCAAATCATCAGATACTTCACTCACGAACCCTGCTGCCTTTGGAGGCCTAGGTGTAGGCCAGAATAATGGAGGTTTTATGGTTAATCGGGGTTCCCGTGCTGCTACTAGTTCAGGTATTAGCATTCCATGGAATGTGTCTGAGAATAGTTCAAGTATGAGAATGATGTCTTCACCTAGGTTAAGTCCTGTATTTTTGGGCAAGGGCCCATTCCAAGGACTACATAATAGTATGGAGGGGTTGGCTGAGAATGGACGGAGCAGACAAGTTGAAAATAATAACCAGCTTGATAACAAAAAGAAGTTTCAGCTGGACTTGGACAAAATTGTTAGTGGCGAAGATATTCGGACAACCCTAATGATAAAAAACATTCCAAATAA ATATACCTCAAAGATGTTGCTGGCAGCCATTGATGAAAATCACCAAGGAACTTATGATTTTCTCTATTTGCCCATTGATTTTAAG AATAAGTGCAATGTGGGCTATGCCTTCATCAATATGCTCTCTCCTTCACACATTATTCCATTTTATGAG GCATTTAATGGAAAGAAATGGGAGAAGTTTAATAGTGAGAAAGTTGCTTCTTTGGCATATGCTCGAATCCAGGGAAAGGTGGCTCTTGTTGCCCATTTCCAGAATTCAAGCTTGATGAATGAAGATAAACGCTGTCGCCCAATTCTCTTTCACTCAGAAGGCCCAGATAATGGTGATCAG AGCATTTGCACTCCAGATTGA